In Flavobacterium sp. 83, the genomic window AGTAGAACTGACGAAAATAATATAGCTGTTGTAGAACGTGTATCAAACTATAATGAGTTTACAATTCCGTTAGCAAAAGATAAAATAAAAGAACAAGGATCAAGATGTATGGATTGTGGAATTCCTTTTTGCCATAGTGCTTGTCCGTTAGGAAATTTAATTCCTGATTTTAATGACATGGTGCATCAAGAAGAATGGGAAAGTGCATTGGAGATCTTACAATCTACAAACAATTTCCCTGAATTCACAGGAAGATTATGTCCTGCTCCATGCGAAAAGTCATGTGTTTTAGGTATAATCAGTGAACCAGTAGCTATTGAAAATATTGAAAAAAATATTATCGAAAGAGGTTTCGCAGAAGGATGGATAAAACCACAAATTCCAGCGATAAGAACTGGCAAAACGGTAGCTGTCATAGGCTCTGGCCCTGCTGGTTTAGCGGCTGCACAACAATTAAATCGTGCAGGACATACCGTTACCGTTTTTGAAAGAGATAATGCTATTGGTGGATTATTACGTTACGGAATTCCTAATTTCAAATTAGAAAAAGGAATTATTGACAGACGTGTTGCTGTTTTAGAAGCTGAAGGAATTGTATTTAAAACCAATGTAAACGTTGGAGTAAATTTAAGTATTGAAGAATTAAATTCTTTTGATTCAATCGTACTATGTGGTGGTGCAACTGAAAGAAGAAGCTTACCTACAAAAGGAATTGAAAGCAAAGGAGTTGTT contains:
- a CDS encoding glutamate synthase subunit beta, with amino-acid sequence MGKIGGFKEYSRTDENNIAVVERVSNYNEFTIPLAKDKIKEQGSRCMDCGIPFCHSACPLGNLIPDFNDMVHQEEWESALEILQSTNNFPEFTGRLCPAPCEKSCVLGIISEPVAIENIEKNIIERGFAEGWIKPQIPAIRTGKTVAVIGSGPAGLAAAQQLNRAGHTVTVFERDNAIGGLLRYGIPNFKLEKGIIDRRVAVLEAEGIVFKTNVNVGVNLSIEELNSFDSIVLCGGATERRSLPTKGIESKGVVQAMDFLTQQTKVLYGESIPDQIKATGKDVIVIGGGDTGSDCVGTSNRHGAKSVTNFEILPKPPVGRSETTPWPFWPLQLKTSSSHEEGCDRNWLINTKEFISNEKGELTGLKTVEVAWKMTPGQRPELIEKEGSEKIWPCDLALLALGFTGPEKTLSDQLGLEVDFRSNYKANNYQTNVAHIFTAGDMRRGQSLIVWAISEGREAAREVDNYLMGFTNLPTKGNGDLPSL